One Delphinus delphis chromosome 3, mDelDel1.2, whole genome shotgun sequence genomic region harbors:
- the LOC132423005 gene encoding zinc finger protein 354A produces the protein MIMKRSKRNGPWDFKSEKPCKYEDRLEKKQKKNQSVQIVSVTHKKIFTVERKHKNTEFGQNFSLKSVLVRQQMVPREKTPPKCEIQGNSFKQNSNLLNQQKINTAGKRYKCSMCEKTFINTSSLRKHEKNHSGEKLFKCKDCSKAFNQSSALIQHQITHTGEKPYICKECGKAFTLSTSLYKHLRTHTVEKSYRCKECGKSFSRRSGLFIHQKIHAGENPYKYNPGRKASSCNTSLPGCQRMNSRKKSYLCNECGNTFKSSSSLRYHQRIHTGEKPFKCSECGRAFSQSASLIQHERIHTGEKPYRCNECGKGFTSISRLNRHRIIHTGEKFYNCNECGKALSSHSTLIIHERIHTGEKPCKCKVCGKAFRQSSALIQHQRMHTGERPYKCNECGKTFRCNSSLSNHQRIHTGEKPYRCEECGISFGQSSALIQHRRIHTGEKPFKCNTCGKTFRQSSSRIAHQRIHTGEKPYECNTCGKLFNHRSSLTNHYKIHIEENP, from the coding sequence ATGATAATGAAAAGATCCAAAAGGAATGGACCCTGGGACTTCAAATCAGAAAAACCTTGCAAATATGAAGACAGATtagagaaaaagcagaagaaaaaccaAAGTGTTCAGATAGTTTCAGTCACTCACAAAAAAATCTTCACtgtagaaagaaaacataaaaatactgaatttggCCAAAACTTCAGCCTAAAGTCAGTCCTTGTTAGGCAACAGATGGTTCCCAgagaaaaaaccccaccaaaatgTGAAATACAAGGAAACAGCTTCAAACAGAATTCCAATTTACTTAATCAACAAAAAATCAACACAGCCGGGAAACGTTATAAATGTAGTATGTGTGAGAAAACCTTCATTAATACTTCATCCCTTCGTAAACATGAGAAAAACCATAGTGGagagaaattatttaaatgtaaagactGTTCGAAAGCCTTTAACCAAAGTTCAGCTCTTATTCAACATCAAATaactcatactggagagaaaccctatatatgtaaagaatgtgggaaagctttcaCTCTCAGTACATCCCTTTATAAACACCTAAGAACACACACTGTGGAGAAATCCTATAGATGTAAGGAATGTGGTAAATCCTTCAGCAGAAGGTCAGGCCTTTTTATACATCAAAAAATCCATGCTGGAGAAAACCCCTATAAATATAATCCAGGTAGGAAGGCATCTAGTTGCAACACATCCCTTCCTGGATGTCAGAGAATGAATTCCAGAAAGAAGTCCTATTTATGTAATGAATGTGGCAATACCTTTAAGTCTAGTTCATCCCTTCGTtatcatcagagaattcacacaggagagaaaccttttAAATGTAGTGAATGTGGGAGAGCCTTCAGTCAGAGTGCATCTCTTATTCAACATGaaagaattcacactggagaaaagccttatagatgtaatgaatgtggaaaagGTTTCACTTCTATTTCACGACTTAACAGACACCGAAtaattcatactggtgagaagttttataattgtaatgaatgtggtaaagcctTAAGTTCCCACTCAACACTTATCATTCATgaaagaattcatactggagagaaaccatgTAAATGTAAAgtgtgtgggaaagccttcagacAAAGTTCAGCTCTCATTCAACATCAGAGAATGCATACTGGAGAAAGACCCTAtaaatgtaatgagtgtgggaAAACTTTCAGGTGTAACTCGTCCCTTAGTaatcatcagagaattcacacaggagagaaaccatatcGATGTGAAGAATGTGGGATATCTTTTGGCCAAAGTTCAGCTCTTATTCAACATCGAAGGattcatacaggagagaaacccttcAAATGTAATACATGTGGGAAAACTTTTAGACAGAGCTCATCACGTATTGcccatcagagaattcatactggagagaaaccctatgaatgtaatacATGTGGGAAACTTTTCAATCACAGGTCATCTCTTACTAATCAttataaaattcatattgaaGAGAACCCCTAG